The following are from one region of the Amycolatopsis lurida genome:
- a CDS encoding LysR family transcriptional regulator: protein MADQLDLNLLRVFDALLREGSVTAAAERLHLSIPAASRALGRLRRAMGDPILVRAGRGMVPTPFALRTAPRVRSLLDEASALISADRELAIGDLERTFTIRINDGVAATLVTAAAEATAAVAPGVVLRFVAEGSESAEALRDGSVDLDIGAGDIATPDIRSTLLYRERVVAIVRADGPLGGVRRPTLRQLCRYPHVSASRRGRGRGPLDDALETAGLQRRVAAVVPTSAVAAFLVASSDYIGLAPQRLAEQYGQSLGIRWFPIPADLPPIEVCQLWHARLDADPAQRWLRDTIHAALGSSGGKVSKVDQHRSSTKAR, encoded by the coding sequence ATGGCCGACCAGCTGGACCTCAATCTTCTGCGAGTGTTCGACGCGTTGCTGCGGGAGGGCAGCGTGACCGCGGCGGCCGAACGGCTGCATCTGTCGATCCCGGCGGCCAGCCGGGCGCTGGGCCGGTTGCGGCGGGCGATGGGCGACCCGATCCTGGTGCGCGCCGGCCGCGGGATGGTGCCGACGCCGTTCGCGCTCCGGACGGCCCCGCGGGTCCGGTCCCTGCTCGACGAGGCGTCGGCCCTGATCAGCGCCGACCGCGAGCTGGCGATCGGCGACCTCGAACGCACCTTCACCATCCGCATCAACGACGGCGTCGCCGCGACCTTGGTGACGGCCGCCGCCGAAGCGACCGCCGCGGTCGCGCCGGGCGTCGTCTTGCGCTTCGTCGCCGAGGGCAGCGAAAGCGCCGAGGCGTTGCGAGACGGTTCCGTGGACCTGGACATCGGCGCGGGCGACATCGCCACGCCCGACATCCGATCGACGCTGCTGTACCGCGAACGCGTGGTCGCGATCGTCAGGGCGGACGGGCCGCTCGGCGGCGTGCGCCGCCCGACACTGCGGCAGCTTTGCCGGTATCCGCACGTTTCCGCTTCACGGCGCGGCCGGGGCAGGGGACCGCTCGACGACGCGCTCGAGACGGCCGGTCTCCAGCGCCGGGTCGCGGCGGTCGTCCCCACCTCCGCCGTCGCCGCGTTCCTGGTCGCGTCGAGCGACTACATCGGCCTCGCGCCTCAGCGGCTCGCCGAACAGTACGGCCAGTCGCTCGGCATCCGCTGGTTCCCGATCCCCGCGGATCTCCCGCCGATCGAGGTCTGCCAGCTCTGGCACGCGCGGCTCGACGCCGACCCGGCCCAGCGCTGGCTACGTGACACGATCCACGCCGCGCTCGGCTCGTCCGGTGGTAAAGTCTCGAAGGTTGATCAACACCGATCGAGTACGAAAGCGAGGTGA
- a CDS encoding MFS transporter, with the protein MCACVVLMVGMVAAINLAVPMLAASDLRPSASALIWIVDTYVVFFACLVIPGGAAGDRFGRKGVLLAGLALFALGALLSALAPTVPFLLAGRAITGIGAAAVLPNTLAVLLHAVPAERKGVTIATWASMTGIGGVVGNAGGGAVLAGGSWRWLFAAAVPVSLTLVALVARIAPVSPRHDRPLSPLGAVLLVGASVALLLGIVEGPEAGWGSPLVLCGFAGAVVLFALWTFVELKAEHPLLDPRLFRVPALRSACLGMTAIFFGMFALFYVNASFLQYGKGFGVLLTGLGIIPLTVPVILGARHVGKLVQRLGVDAVIAMAFVFCGGGLVGLSTSDASTPYPVYAAWLVVTGIGVTLALPALSAAISGSLPPAQAGVGAGLQATTREFGSALGVAVIGTVLTGQFVAALPSDVRADHDPHTVAQALAAVPGRSPEVISAFVTGAGTALRVIGVGVLVLGALVVLQSRLSRNPK; encoded by the coding sequence ATGTGCGCCTGTGTCGTGCTCATGGTCGGCATGGTCGCCGCGATCAACCTCGCCGTCCCGATGCTGGCCGCGAGCGACCTCCGCCCGTCCGCGTCGGCGCTGATCTGGATCGTCGACACCTACGTCGTCTTCTTCGCCTGTCTCGTGATCCCCGGCGGAGCGGCGGGCGACCGCTTCGGCCGCAAAGGTGTCCTGCTCGCCGGTCTGGCACTGTTCGCGCTCGGCGCGCTGCTGTCGGCGCTCGCCCCCACCGTGCCCTTCCTGCTGGCGGGCCGGGCGATCACGGGGATCGGGGCCGCCGCGGTGCTGCCCAACACGCTCGCCGTCCTGCTGCACGCCGTCCCCGCCGAACGCAAGGGCGTCACCATCGCGACCTGGGCGTCGATGACGGGCATCGGTGGCGTGGTGGGCAACGCCGGTGGCGGCGCGGTACTGGCGGGCGGATCGTGGCGCTGGCTGTTCGCGGCCGCCGTCCCGGTCTCGCTGACGCTCGTCGCGCTCGTCGCCCGGATCGCGCCGGTGTCTCCCAGGCACGACCGCCCGCTCAGTCCGCTCGGCGCCGTCCTGCTCGTCGGCGCGTCGGTCGCGTTGCTGCTCGGTATCGTCGAGGGCCCCGAAGCGGGCTGGGGCAGCCCACTCGTCCTGTGCGGATTCGCCGGTGCGGTCGTGCTTTTCGCCCTGTGGACGTTCGTGGAACTGAAGGCCGAGCACCCCTTGCTCGATCCCCGGTTGTTCCGTGTGCCCGCGCTGCGCAGTGCCTGTCTCGGTATGACCGCGATCTTCTTCGGGATGTTCGCGCTGTTCTACGTCAACGCGTCCTTTCTCCAGTACGGCAAAGGGTTCGGTGTGCTGCTGACCGGGCTCGGGATCATCCCGCTGACCGTCCCGGTCATCCTCGGCGCACGGCACGTCGGCAAACTCGTCCAGCGCCTCGGAGTCGACGCTGTCATCGCCATGGCGTTCGTCTTCTGCGGCGGCGGCCTGGTCGGATTGTCCACAAGCGACGCTTCGACGCCGTATCCGGTCTACGCGGCCTGGCTGGTGGTGACCGGCATCGGTGTCACGCTGGCCCTTCCGGCACTGTCCGCCGCGATCTCCGGTTCGCTGCCTCCCGCACAGGCCGGGGTCGGTGCCGGGCTGCAGGCCACCACCCGGGAATTCGGCAGCGCGCTCGGTGTCGCGGTCATCGGCACCGTCCTCACGGGACAATTCGTCGCCGCGTTGCCATCCGATGTCCGAGCGGACCACGATCCGCACACCGTGGCGCAGGCGCTCGCAGCGGTCCCCGGCCGCTCTCCCGAAGTGATCTCCGCGTTCGTCACCGGCGCGGGCACGGCCCTCCGGGTGATCGGCGTCGGCGTGCTCGTCCTCGGGGCCCTCGTCGTCCTGCAATCAAGGCTTTCCCGTAACCCCAAGTAG